The following proteins are encoded in a genomic region of Pseudoxanthomonas suwonensis 11-1:
- a CDS encoding thioredoxin fold domain-containing protein gives MFRMLAVALLCATSLGACAQPAPPASAGKAATPAKAAASPGAEQAVRASLAEVIPDAEPDYIGAAPFAGFREVLLDGQVLYVSDDGRYLVQTPPIDLKNRTAAASPGLADFRRQALAGVAKEERIVFAPPNPVYTVTVFTDVECGYCRRMHDQIAEYNRQGIAVEYLAFPRMGMASQDFRDMVSVWCAPDRRQALTRAKTGQPVQARSCTSPVAMHYALGKRIGVNGTPAVFAPDGTQLGGYSPPADLRKALDRLAGKTAGGSR, from the coding sequence ATGTTCCGAATGCTTGCCGTCGCGCTGCTCTGCGCGACCAGCCTTGGCGCCTGTGCCCAGCCGGCTCCGCCCGCGTCCGCCGGCAAGGCCGCCACTCCCGCCAAGGCCGCCGCGTCGCCCGGCGCTGAGCAGGCGGTGCGTGCCTCGCTGGCCGAGGTGATCCCGGATGCCGAGCCGGACTACATCGGGGCCGCGCCGTTCGCTGGCTTCCGCGAGGTGCTGCTCGACGGCCAGGTGCTGTACGTCTCCGACGACGGTCGCTACCTGGTGCAGACCCCGCCGATCGACCTGAAGAACCGGACCGCGGCCGCCAGCCCCGGCCTGGCCGACTTCCGCCGCCAGGCCCTGGCCGGGGTGGCGAAGGAGGAGCGCATCGTCTTCGCCCCGCCGAACCCGGTCTACACGGTCACCGTCTTCACCGACGTCGAGTGCGGCTACTGCCGGCGCATGCACGACCAGATCGCCGAGTACAACCGCCAGGGCATCGCGGTGGAGTACCTGGCCTTCCCGCGCATGGGCATGGCCAGCCAGGACTTCCGCGACATGGTCTCGGTCTGGTGCGCGCCGGACCGCCGCCAGGCGCTGACCAGGGCCAAGACCGGCCAGCCGGTCCAGGCCCGCAGCTGCACCAGCCCGGTGGCGATGCACTACGCGCTGGGCAAGCGCATCGGGGTCAACGGCACCCCGGCGGTGTTCGCGCCCGACGGCACCCAGCTGGGCGGCTATTCGCCGCCGGCCGACCTGCGCAAGGCGCTGGACCGGCTGGCCGGCAAGACCGCCGGCGGCAGCCGCTGA